From one Dehalobacter sp. 12DCB1 genomic stretch:
- a CDS encoding GNAT family N-acetyltransferase, translating into MEDIGIKDGFANMNFWKVTEMLAKSFWSPGIGIDEVKKGAQNSALVVGAFDHEQNQIGYARVVSDKTRFAYIMDVYVDENFRKNGIGQKMIGYILSHKELEDVYQWLLTTKDAHAFYGKLGFKKISIPEQWMQIRNERPRR; encoded by the coding sequence GTGGAAGATATCGGGATAAAAGATGGATTCGCTAACATGAATTTCTGGAAAGTTACTGAAATGCTAGCTAAATCATTTTGGAGTCCGGGGATTGGAATAGACGAAGTGAAGAAAGGCGCACAGAATTCAGCGTTGGTCGTTGGCGCCTTTGATCATGAACAGAATCAGATCGGCTATGCAAGAGTCGTTTCCGATAAGACTAGATTTGCTTACATCATGGATGTGTATGTAGACGAGAATTTTAGAAAAAATGGAATCGGCCAGAAGATGATTGGATATATCCTTTCACATAAAGAATTGGAAGATGTCTACCAGTGGTTACTGACGACAAAAGATGCACATGCGTTTTATGGTAAGTTGGGCTTTAAAAAAATATCCATACCTGAACAGTGGATGCAAATACGCAATGAAAGACCGCGAAGGTAA
- a CDS encoding SDR family oxidoreductase, with product MTEAIIPQPTFPAQHQDFQPGLEALMNPSPAFEDPNYQPGGKLRGKVALISGGDSGIGRAVAILYAKEGADLAIIYFNEHQDAEMTKERIEQLGRRCLLIAGDVGDEMFCNQAVRETIQAFGHLDILVNNAGEQHPQNSVLDITAEQLERTFRTNIFAMFYLARAALPHLQKGAAIINTASITAYQGEVRLIDYASSKGAVVSFTRSLSESLAKQGIRVNGVAPGPIWTPLIPASFSAEEVHTFGSTNPMQRAGQPVELAPAYLFLASTDSAYMSGQILHINGGTIINN from the coding sequence ATGACAGAAGCAATCATTCCGCAGCCGACTTTCCCTGCTCAACATCAGGATTTCCAGCCCGGACTGGAAGCATTGATGAACCCGAGTCCTGCCTTTGAAGATCCCAACTATCAGCCGGGAGGCAAACTCCGGGGGAAAGTTGCCCTGATTAGCGGAGGGGACAGCGGGATCGGCAGAGCCGTTGCGATTCTCTATGCCAAAGAGGGCGCCGACCTGGCGATTATCTATTTCAATGAACATCAGGATGCTGAAATGACCAAGGAAAGAATAGAACAGCTCGGCCGTCGCTGCCTGTTGATCGCAGGGGATGTCGGCGACGAGATGTTCTGCAATCAAGCCGTCCGGGAAACGATCCAAGCTTTTGGTCATCTGGATATTCTGGTCAATAATGCCGGGGAGCAGCATCCCCAGAACTCCGTTCTGGATATCACTGCCGAACAGCTGGAGAGGACATTCAGGACAAACATCTTCGCCATGTTTTATTTGGCCCGCGCCGCACTGCCTCATCTCCAAAAAGGCGCTGCGATTATCAATACCGCTTCGATTACCGCCTATCAAGGGGAAGTCCGTTTAATAGATTACGCCTCTTCGAAAGGTGCAGTCGTATCTTTTACGCGGTCCCTGTCCGAATCTTTAGCCAAACAGGGTATTAGGGTCAACGGCGTGGCCCCCGGCCCGATCTGGACTCCGCTTATTCCCGCTTCTTTCAGCGCTGAGGAAGTTCATACGTTCGGCAGCACCAACCCGATGCAGCGTGCCGGCCAGCCAGTGGAGCTTGCTCCTGCCTACCTTTTTCTGGCCAGTACGGATTCCGCCTATATGTCAGGGCAAATCCTGCATATCAACGGTGGGACGATCATCAATAATTAG
- a CDS encoding EFR1 family ferrodoxin (N-terminal region resembles flavodoxins. C-terminal ferrodoxin region binds two 4Fe-4S clusters.), which yields MTASIYYFSGTGNSMYIARKLAKLTHADLLSIKDAVNEDEIVLAADFVGIVFPVYNHRVPYIVKRFVDRLSNLNSKYVFAICTYGDSPCIALEYLSKLFSARGGKLSCGFGVKMPYNYIAPLPGINGLFQPFVLRELPDEQQRKMLSEADQKLQTIYDAICAQKSGYIEIEYRRLEQFVDFFNLRELLQKPVWLKISGYSGKCDLSYMESVQLMDAGFHYDEQCVRCGTCAKICPVGNVKMSVNGPVWLHQCEQCFACLQWCPKAAIQFRSGTAGRKRYHHPEVSLADMLSYPMKEKFEDE from the coding sequence ATGACAGCATCAATTTATTACTTTTCCGGTACCGGAAATTCAATGTATATTGCCAGAAAACTAGCCAAGCTGACCCATGCGGATTTGCTTTCAATAAAAGATGCTGTCAACGAAGATGAAATAGTTCTCGCGGCAGACTTCGTGGGCATTGTATTTCCTGTATACAATCACCGTGTGCCTTATATTGTAAAGCGGTTCGTTGATAGGCTTTCAAATCTGAATTCAAAGTACGTTTTTGCCATATGCACCTATGGTGACAGTCCCTGCATCGCGCTTGAATATCTTTCGAAGCTATTCTCCGCTAGAGGCGGAAAGCTATCCTGCGGATTCGGTGTTAAAATGCCTTACAACTATATCGCTCCGTTACCGGGTATTAACGGCCTCTTTCAACCTTTTGTCTTGCGGGAGCTGCCCGACGAACAGCAACGGAAAATGCTTTCTGAGGCCGATCAAAAACTTCAAACTATCTATGACGCCATATGTGCTCAGAAAAGTGGCTACATAGAGATTGAGTATCGAAGGCTTGAACAGTTTGTTGATTTCTTCAATTTGAGAGAACTTCTTCAGAAGCCGGTCTGGCTGAAAATCAGCGGATATAGCGGTAAGTGTGATTTGTCATACATGGAAAGTGTTCAATTGATGGATGCTGGCTTCCACTATGACGAGCAGTGTGTTCGGTGCGGTACATGCGCAAAAATATGCCCTGTTGGCAATGTAAAAATGTCAGTCAATGGGCCGGTATGGTTACATCAATGTGAACAATGCTTTGCCTGCCTTCAATGGTGTCCTAAAGCTGCTATACAATTTAGAAGCGGAACAGCAGGCAGAAAGCGGTATCATCATCCGGAGGTTTCACTGGCAGATATGTTGTCATATCCAATGAAGGAAAAATTTGAAGACGAATGA
- a CDS encoding methyltransferase domain-containing protein — protein MNSKQLKFENPARLDELKPFETLQKIGLEEGYFVCDIGAGTGIFTLPAARITKNKVYALDINEEMLAIIRGKIETESISNVELMKVKDDHLPLHDNVIDIALMVTVLHEIEDKASFLKEVKRILKKGGKISKNDSYPSISGI, from the coding sequence ATGAACAGCAAACAGTTAAAATTTGAAAATCCCGCAAGACTGGACGAGTTAAAACCGTTTGAAACCTTGCAAAAAATCGGGTTGGAGGAAGGCTACTTTGTGTGCGATATCGGAGCCGGTACCGGAATTTTTACTTTGCCGGCTGCCAGAATCACCAAAAACAAAGTTTATGCGCTTGATATTAATGAGGAAATGCTGGCAATTATCCGGGGGAAAATAGAAACTGAAAGCATCAGCAATGTCGAGCTCATGAAAGTCAAAGATGACCATTTACCCCTCCACGACAATGTAATTGACATTGCCCTGATGGTCACGGTTCTTCATGAAATAGAAGATAAAGCAAGCTTTCTAAAAGAAGTTAAAAGAATCCTGAAAAAAGGCGGTAAGATCTCAAAAAATGACTCATACCCGTCCATATCAGGCATATAG
- a CDS encoding cell wall-binding repeat-containing protein codes for MRNWNVIRPAGYTGYREAIITPDYGTETGDTDMVCVVVRNVKDVTGSVYTAGGAKVLQKGTVTAISQGNTAIPADGFLLLMPTSSAYRQLFHVGSTIDFVRQVWNSRTNTDDTADWINLTNITGCGPSLVLDGQVTADPAGEGWNDPKLTTAAGNRSFIGLTADKQLVFGTTPGLTIKNLAQVARAYNLTDAMNLDGGASSALWLGGRTITPAGRELSNIIAVVRLKVSEPAMPASGITADRTINGGSTPATSVKVSQEGWLKADSVVVVPGENNHLIDALAAAPLAGQEQAPILMVEGGVPTAEVIGEIKRLGAKRAYCIGFQADVVSEKLKAAIPGLEAKVLQGKGRAETANLVGDEIADPHGIFLVGFDALADAVSAGPYAAANGWLIRIADGAGVYHPEAWSLLKAGLDANNLVILGGTSRVQDTEGFRRMSGQDRYVTNRDFNEKMGLKTSKVYFADGYALAGALMVAPLAAQDNCPVVLAEKNDPNQARFPAGVTNDATVIGIGPPAR; via the coding sequence TTGCGTAACTGGAACGTCATCAGGCCAGCCGGCTACACGGGTTATCGCGAGGCGATCATCACCCCGGATTACGGTACGGAAACCGGGGACACAGATATGGTCTGTGTGGTGGTACGCAATGTTAAAGATGTGACGGGTAGCGTTTATACAGCGGGCGGTGCGAAAGTTCTGCAGAAAGGTACGGTTACAGCTATCAGCCAGGGCAATACGGCCATTCCGGCTGATGGATTTTTATTGCTGATGCCGACTAGCAGTGCCTACCGCCAGCTATTCCATGTTGGATCGACGATTGATTTTGTGCGGCAAGTATGGAATAGCCGCACCAATACGGATGATACGGCCGACTGGATCAATTTGACCAACATCACCGGCTGCGGCCCGAGCCTCGTCTTGGATGGACAGGTGACTGCCGATCCGGCCGGCGAGGGCTGGAACGACCCGAAACTCACCACGGCTGCCGGCAATCGTTCGTTCATCGGGCTGACGGCCGACAAACAATTGGTTTTCGGTACCACGCCGGGTCTTACGATCAAAAATCTGGCCCAGGTTGCCCGAGCGTATAACCTGACAGACGCCATGAATTTAGACGGCGGCGCCTCCAGCGCCCTGTGGCTGGGCGGCAGGACCATAACGCCCGCCGGGCGGGAGCTTTCCAATATCATCGCCGTTGTACGGCTGAAAGTTTCCGAGCCGGCCATGCCGGCGAGTGGAATCACTGCGGACAGAACTATTAACGGGGGCAGTACGCCGGCTACCTCGGTAAAAGTGTCCCAAGAAGGATGGCTAAAGGCTGATTCAGTGGTTGTCGTCCCCGGAGAAAACAACCATTTGATCGACGCCCTGGCAGCAGCACCCTTGGCCGGCCAGGAGCAGGCACCGATCCTTATGGTGGAAGGCGGCGTCCCGACAGCCGAAGTGATTGGTGAGATAAAAAGGCTGGGAGCAAAAAGAGCCTACTGCATCGGCTTTCAAGCGGATGTCGTGTCGGAGAAATTGAAGGCAGCCATCCCCGGTCTCGAAGCAAAAGTGTTACAGGGGAAAGGGCGCGCGGAAACCGCGAACCTGGTAGGAGACGAAATTGCTGATCCACATGGGATATTCCTTGTAGGTTTTGATGCTCTGGCTGACGCCGTGAGCGCCGGGCCCTACGCGGCGGCCAACGGGTGGCTTATCCGCATAGCAGACGGAGCCGGCGTCTATCATCCCGAAGCTTGGAGTTTACTCAAGGCCGGACTAGACGCCAACAATTTGGTTATCTTGGGCGGCACATCCAGAGTCCAGGATACAGAGGGATTCCGCCGTATGTCCGGCCAGGATCGCTACGTAACCAACCGGGATTTTAACGAGAAGATGGGGCTTAAGACCAGCAAGGTTTACTTTGCTGACGGCTACGCTTTGGCCGGGGCCCTGATGGTTGCACCGCTGGCTGCTCAGGACAATTGCCCGGTTGTCCTGGCGGAAAAAAATGATCCGAACCAAGCCAGGTTTCCCGCCGGAGTCACCAACGACGCAACCGTTATCGGTATCGGCCCGCCTGCCCGTTAA
- the msrB gene encoding peptide-methionine (R)-S-oxide reductase MsrB has product MSEIYLAGGCFWGMEKYIASIRGVRTTQVGYANGKTANPTYEDVCQRGSGHAETVYVDYDPEIVPLEFLLELYYQAIDPVSLNRQGGDKGTQYRTGIYFADINDLPVIERSLAKLQKNYDKPVVIEVKAIENFCPAEAYHQKYLDKNPDGYCHIGKDQFTKVAGAIINPADYQAPDPGRLRQTLTGTQYEVTQNNATEPPFHNAFWDTFRPGIYVDITTGEPLFASSDKFESGCGWPSFTRPIDPNVVREKTDTSHSMLRTEVRSRAGNAHLGHVFADGPRQSGGLRYCINSASLRFVPKEDMEREGYGNLIGRVK; this is encoded by the coding sequence ATGTCCGAGATTTATCTTGCAGGCGGATGTTTTTGGGGTATGGAAAAATATATTGCGTCTATTCGCGGGGTCCGTACCACGCAAGTGGGCTATGCCAATGGCAAGACCGCGAACCCGACCTATGAGGATGTGTGTCAGCGTGGCAGCGGACATGCCGAGACGGTCTATGTAGACTATGATCCGGAGATTGTGCCGCTGGAATTCTTGCTGGAATTATATTATCAGGCGATTGATCCGGTCTCACTTAACCGGCAGGGCGGCGACAAGGGGACGCAATACCGTACCGGGATTTATTTTGCGGATATTAATGATCTGCCGGTGATAGAACGGTCCCTGGCCAAGCTGCAAAAAAACTACGATAAACCTGTCGTGATCGAGGTAAAAGCAATCGAGAACTTCTGTCCGGCGGAAGCGTACCACCAAAAATATCTGGACAAAAACCCGGATGGCTATTGTCACATCGGCAAGGATCAATTCACGAAGGTGGCAGGGGCCATTATCAACCCAGCTGATTATCAGGCGCCGGATCCTGGCAGGCTGCGCCAAACCCTGACCGGAACGCAGTACGAAGTGACGCAGAATAATGCCACCGAGCCGCCGTTTCATAACGCGTTCTGGGACACTTTCCGGCCGGGTATTTATGTGGATATTACGACAGGTGAGCCGCTTTTTGCCTCCTCGGATAAATTTGAATCAGGCTGCGGCTGGCCGAGCTTTACCAGGCCTATCGATCCGAATGTGGTCAGGGAGAAGACCGATACTTCCCATAGCATGCTGCGGACCGAGGTCAGGAGCCGTGCCGGTAATGCCCATCTGGGGCACGTGTTTGCTGATGGGCCAAGGCAATCCGGCGGTCTGAGGTACTGTATCAACAGCGCCTCACTGCGGTTTGTGCCCAAAGAAGATATGGAGCGGGAAGGATACGGAAATTTAATTGGACGCGTGAAGTAA
- a CDS encoding DUF1848 domain-containing protein has protein sequence MIISVSRRTDIPAFYAKWFYHRLKEKSVLVRNPMNIHLISKINLSPDVVDGIVFWTKNPAPMLERLDELRAYTYYFQFTLNPYGKDIEPNVPSKNDIVIPTFQKLSERIGKDKVIWRYDPILFNADYTTAYHLTFFKSLAAKLAGYTEKCTVSFLNFYQKTERNLRTCNIIQPTSDQKIELMQRFAETAKQFGMDMDTCAEDIDCGKFGIRQAHCIDKERFKRLGGYHLNVEKDKNQRPQCGCVTSVDIGAYNTCKNGCLYCYANFSLNAVQKNDAAHHPESPLLFGSVGENDAVKTRDLKSYRNCQFELF, from the coding sequence ATGATCATAAGTGTAAGCAGGCGAACAGATATCCCGGCATTTTATGCAAAGTGGTTTTACCATCGCCTAAAGGAAAAGTCTGTTCTTGTCCGTAACCCGATGAATATTCACCTAATCAGTAAAATTAACCTTTCGCCGGATGTCGTTGACGGTATCGTTTTCTGGACGAAAAACCCGGCGCCGATGCTTGAACGGTTGGACGAGCTGAGAGCCTACACCTATTATTTTCAGTTCACCCTTAATCCCTACGGAAAAGATATTGAACCAAACGTACCGTCAAAAAATGATATCGTGATTCCAACATTTCAAAAACTGTCTGAAAGAATTGGCAAGGACAAGGTGATTTGGCGGTACGACCCGATTCTGTTCAATGCGGATTATACAACGGCGTATCATCTTACGTTTTTTAAGTCGCTTGCAGCAAAGCTCGCCGGTTATACGGAAAAATGCACGGTCAGTTTTTTGAATTTTTACCAAAAGACGGAGCGGAACCTTCGGACATGCAATATCATTCAACCGACATCCGATCAGAAAATAGAATTAATGCAGCGGTTCGCAGAGACCGCAAAACAGTTCGGAATGGATATGGATACCTGTGCAGAGGATATTGACTGCGGAAAATTTGGCATCCGTCAGGCCCATTGTATTGATAAAGAGCGCTTTAAACGTTTAGGCGGATATCATCTGAACGTTGAAAAAGACAAAAACCAGCGGCCGCAATGCGGTTGTGTTACAAGCGTTGACATCGGGGCTTATAATACCTGTAAAAACGGATGCCTGTACTGCTATGCGAATTTCAGCCTGAACGCTGTTCAGAAAAATGATGCTGCGCATCATCCGGAATCCCCATTGCTGTTTGGCAGTGTCGGTGAAAATGATGCGGTAAAGACCCGTGATCTTAAATCGTACCGCAATTGTCAGTTTGAATTGTTTTAG
- a CDS encoding demethoxyubiquinone hydroxylase family protein, whose amino-acid sequence MALLGNPFVANVPKQMSNEELAQALRVDIAGEYEAIIGYESHAMATNDERAKKILHHIADEERQHVGELEQLLAIISPKDSASMEKGRQAVQQQQSQNFQAPMQ is encoded by the coding sequence ATGGCCTTACTTGGAAACCCCTTTGTAGCGAATGTCCCTAAGCAGATGTCCAATGAGGAGTTGGCTCAGGCCCTTCGGGTTGATATTGCAGGGGAGTACGAAGCAATTATCGGCTATGAATCTCATGCTATGGCAACCAATGATGAGAGAGCAAAAAAGATTCTCCATCATATTGCTGATGAAGAAAGACAACACGTCGGAGAATTAGAACAGTTGCTAGCCATCATTAGTCCAAAGGACTCGGCGTCCATGGAAAAGGGAAGACAAGCCGTACAACAGCAGCAATCTCAAAATTTCCAGGCCCCTATGCAATAA
- a CDS encoding helix-turn-helix domain-containing protein codes for MENWEKIKAVQRMQEYIDEHLTEPITLHSLARAAGYSPWHSARMFKDLIGKAPFEYIRALRLSQAAVTLKDRERKIIDVAFDFVFDSHEGFTRAFSKEFGITPKTYSQNKETTSLKLFIPGYVRDYYLTKQKGESNMSDHSQSNTVFVQVVERSARKLIFKSGLKATHYFEYCEEVGCAVWEQLSAIKEAIYEPIGMWLPDNLRRPDTSLYAQGVEVPADYTGEIPDGYESMNLSPCKMMVFQGQPFDDSKFGEAIEELWEVMKSYNPEIYGFQWADEDGPRFQLAPMGYRGYIEARPVRELKK; via the coding sequence ATGGAAAACTGGGAAAAAATTAAGGCAGTACAGCGGATGCAGGAGTATATCGATGAACATTTGACCGAACCCATTACTCTGCATTCTCTGGCCCGGGCGGCGGGGTATTCACCTTGGCATTCAGCTAGAATGTTTAAGGATCTGATCGGAAAAGCACCGTTTGAATACATCCGGGCTTTGAGGTTATCCCAGGCAGCTGTTACACTGAAGGACAGGGAACGGAAAATCATTGATGTTGCTTTCGACTTCGTCTTTGATTCCCATGAAGGATTCACCCGGGCCTTTTCCAAAGAATTCGGAATTACGCCGAAAACGTACAGCCAAAACAAAGAAACGACATCTCTTAAACTTTTCATACCTGGCTATGTCCGTGATTATTACCTGACGAAACAAAAAGGAGAGAGTAATATGTCTGATCATTCTCAGTCAAACACGGTCTTTGTACAAGTGGTGGAACGTTCCGCTCGGAAACTGATCTTCAAAAGCGGCTTAAAAGCGACCCATTATTTTGAATACTGCGAAGAAGTAGGGTGCGCTGTCTGGGAACAGCTCTCCGCAATTAAAGAAGCCATCTATGAACCCATTGGGATGTGGCTGCCGGACAATTTACGCCGGCCGGATACGTCGCTTTATGCCCAAGGGGTTGAGGTTCCGGCGGATTATACGGGGGAAATTCCGGATGGTTACGAGAGCATGAACCTGTCGCCGTGCAAGATGATGGTTTTTCAGGGTCAGCCTTTTGATGATTCGAAATTTGGCGAGGCGATCGAAGAATTATGGGAAGTCATGAAAAGTTACAATCCGGAAATCTATGGTTTTCAGTGGGCGGACGAGGACGGCCCGCGATTCCAGCTGGCGCCCATGGGCTACAGAGGGTATATCGAGGCCAGGCCAGTCAGAGAATTGAAAAAATAG
- a CDS encoding heavy metal-binding domain-containing protein → MLIVTTENIKGYKVTDVKGQVFGLVVRSRGLGGNIIAGLRSLIGGEIHEYTALLEDTRKQAIDRMVKNAQAMGANAVVMMRFDSSEIGQTMSEIVAFGTAVVAEKEA, encoded by the coding sequence ATGTTAATCGTTACGACCGAAAATATTAAAGGTTACAAAGTAACCGATGTTAAAGGCCAGGTGTTCGGCCTCGTTGTTCGCAGCCGGGGATTGGGCGGGAATATCATAGCTGGGCTGCGCAGTCTTATCGGCGGGGAAATCCATGAATATACCGCCCTGCTTGAAGATACCCGTAAACAGGCGATAGACCGTATGGTCAAGAATGCCCAGGCGATGGGAGCAAACGCTGTGGTGATGATGAGGTTTGATTCCAGTGAAATTGGACAGACCATGAGTGAGATTGTAGCCTTTGGAACCGCGGTTGTGGCGGAGAAAGAAGCTTAA
- a CDS encoding GyrI-like domain-containing protein codes for MADQFDYKKEYKDLYLPKQKPALIDVPAMDFIMVDGAGDPNYSEEYQEAVEILYGLSYTIKMSKKSGKQPAGYFEYVVPPLEGLWWFKDGDFNGINNMDKSKFQWTSMIRQPEFVTKDVFAWAVTELKKKKPRLDPAKARLERFTEGLCVQMLHIGSYDSEPATVAQMERFLAQNGYTNAISDHLPSGQIRHHHEIYLGDPRKTAPEKLKTVVRHPVKKAEQG; via the coding sequence ATGGCTGATCAATTCGATTACAAAAAAGAATATAAGGATTTGTATCTACCCAAACAAAAGCCTGCCCTGATTGATGTTCCGGCCATGGATTTTATCATGGTGGACGGAGCGGGAGATCCCAATTATTCGGAAGAATACCAGGAGGCCGTGGAAATACTTTATGGGCTGAGTTATACCATTAAAATGAGCAAAAAGAGCGGAAAACAACCGGCAGGATATTTTGAATATGTCGTGCCGCCTCTGGAAGGGTTGTGGTGGTTTAAAGACGGAGACTTTAACGGCATAAATAACATGGATAAATCAAAATTCCAATGGACCTCGATGATTCGTCAGCCTGAATTTGTCACGAAAGATGTTTTCGCCTGGGCGGTTACCGAGCTAAAGAAGAAAAAGCCCAGACTTGATCCGGCAAAAGCCCGCTTGGAGCGGTTCACGGAAGGACTGTGCGTGCAAATGCTGCACATCGGTTCCTATGACAGTGAACCCGCTACGGTTGCGCAAATGGAGCGGTTCTTAGCGCAGAATGGATACACCAATGCCATATCCGACCACTTACCTTCCGGTCAGATCCGGCATCATCATGAGATTTATTTGGGAGATCCGCGGAAGACGGCACCCGAAAAGCTTAAGACAGTCGTGAGACATCCGGTTAAAAAGGCGGAGCAAGGGTAA
- a CDS encoding AAA family ATPase has translation MESSGLNQYIRDIELDRERVPSFAEYPFDLPAIKNLDRLSFHPKVTFIVGENGSGKSTILESIAVAFGFNAEGGTKNFNFTSRATHSDLNQYIKIIKGAKRPKDGFFFRAESFYNFASNVEDLMLEGVYGGRSLHEQSHGESFFAVLSPSRQMSMLTRMHELINEGSQFIIATHSPIIMAYPGALIYQIRDGFEQVRYEETEHYQITRSFLNNTKKMLDILLE, from the coding sequence ATGGAATCCAGCGGCCTAAACCAATATATACGCGATATTGAATTAGACAGGGAGCGTGTCCCCTCCTTTGCGGAATACCCCTTTGATTTACCTGCCATCAAGAACTTAGACAGGTTGTCTTTTCACCCCAAAGTAACGTTCATAGTAGGTGAAAATGGTTCAGGGAAATCAACGATTTTAGAATCAATCGCGGTTGCATTTGGTTTTAATGCGGAAGGCGGAACAAAAAATTTTAATTTCACTTCCAGAGCGACGCATTCAGACTTGAATCAATATATTAAAATTATTAAAGGGGCTAAAAGACCCAAAGATGGTTTCTTCTTCAGAGCAGAGAGCTTTTATAATTTTGCCTCCAATGTTGAAGATTTAATGTTGGAAGGGGTTTATGGCGGAAGGTCACTGCATGAACAGTCGCATGGCGAGTCGTTTTTTGCGGTTTTATCCCCTTCACGGCAAATGTCGATGCTGACTAGGATGCATGAATTGATCAACGAAGGGTCTCAGTTTATCATTGCCACGCATTCCCCGATCATCATGGCCTACCCGGGTGCCTTGATCTATCAGATTCGTGACGGATTTGAGCAGGTACGCTATGAAGAGACGGAGCACTATCAAATCACGCGTTCTTTCTTAAATAACACGAAAAAAATGCTGGATATTTTATTAGAATAA